From Apteryx mantelli isolate bAptMan1 chromosome 30, bAptMan1.hap1, whole genome shotgun sequence, the proteins below share one genomic window:
- the LOC136994527 gene encoding fibrinogen- and Ig-binding protein-like — MGLPKGMRAWKRIALAGGVITAVLVVTLLLVLCLPAAAQGLARCGGCVGNSTLAAAQGPGWDQAMAQVAALQAELGSVKRSLEETRGRWDSCRLHLDTLQRNVTALEQALALLWRQGSEQGARTAALQEENRELKEELAQQRQQLEDVQRGRSSLQSQISNLLQQLQALQSRTSSGTQPPASSLAARLSLLALAGTLFL; from the exons ATGGGTCTCCCAAAAGGGATGCGAGCCTGGAAGCGCATCGCCCTCGCCGGCGGGGTGATCACAGCGGTCCTGGTGGTGACCCTCCTCCTGGTGCTCTGCCTGCCGGCCGCGGCGCAGGGGCTGGCGCGGTGCGGGGGCTGCGTGGGGAACAGCACGCTGGCGGCGGCGCAGGGGCCCGGCTGGGACCAGGCGATGGCGCAGGTGGCCGcgctgcaggcagagctgggcagcgTCAAACGGTCCCTGGAGGAGACGCGCGGGCGCTGGGACAGCTGCAGGCTGCACCTG GACACCTTGCAGAGGAACGTCACGGCCCTGGAGCAGGCGCTGGCGCTGCTGTGGCGCCAGGGATCGGAGCAGGGGGCCAGGACGGCCGCGCTGCAAG AGGAGAACAGGGAGCTCAAGGAGGAGTTGGCGCAGcaaaggcagcagctggaggacgTGCAGAGGGGCAG gagcagTCTCCAGTCACAGATCTCGaacctgctgcagcagctccaggccCTGCAGAGCAGGACCTCGAGCGGCACCCAGCCCCCAGCCTCGAGCCTGGCCGCGCGCCTCAGTCTCCTGGCCCTCGCGGGGACGCTCTTCCTTTGA